Proteins from a genomic interval of Streptomyces sp. NBC_01445:
- a CDS encoding GreA/GreB family elongation factor, whose translation MSGEPEPMSATERRALEQELADVTAERDADAATLQDTTEVGDRADQADELIRSDETHRLDARIDEIKVRLRGAADAGRPSTDVVDVGSTLKVRYSDDSVATVQIGESAAVLDRTLVTADSPLGSALLGHRAGDSVSYDAPDGQATVTVVSVGE comes from the coding sequence ATGAGCGGAGAGCCCGAACCGATGAGCGCCACCGAGCGCCGCGCGCTCGAGCAGGAACTCGCCGACGTGACGGCCGAACGCGACGCGGATGCCGCCACGTTGCAGGACACCACCGAGGTGGGCGACCGTGCCGACCAGGCCGACGAGTTGATCCGCTCCGACGAGACCCACCGTCTCGACGCCCGCATCGACGAGATCAAGGTGCGCCTGCGCGGCGCCGCCGACGCGGGCCGGCCCAGCACGGACGTGGTGGACGTGGGCAGCACGCTCAAGGTGCGGTACTCGGACGACTCGGTGGCGACCGTCCAGATCGGTGAGAGCGCGGCGGTACTGGACCGGACGCTGGTCACCGCCGACAGCCCGCTCGGCAGCGCGTTGCTCGGTCACCGGGCCGGCGACAGTGTCAGCTATGACGCGCCCGACGGGCAGGCGACGGTGACGGTCGTGTCCGTCGGCGAGTAG
- a CDS encoding ATP-dependent Clp protease ATP-binding subunit translates to MSMSFGSGFGSSDPFSDLFNRFFGMSPASSPPAVQRVPIGRLLTDSSQELLNLAAQKAIEDGTSDLDTEHLLWATTKIDPTRKLLSRIGVDPDALSAEVAAVLPQESGQPSAEPGLTPAAKRTLQAAYSHSQAAGASYIGPEHILAALLSDTDSGAARLLRAQGFSPDRLESLADQASRAEGAPEAKKPATTLDEYGRDLTEDAKAGMLDPVVGRADEIEQTVEILSRRSKNNPVLIGEPGVGKTAIVEGLAQRIVAGEVPETLKDKRVVALDLSGMVAGAQYRGQFEERLKKVIEDVQEASGSIILFIDELHTVVGAGATGEGSMDAGNMLKPALARGELQLVGATTIDEYRKHIEKDAALERRFQPVLIPEPTVEQTIQILEGLRDAYEAHHQVRFADGALAAAAELSDRYISDRFLPDKAIDLMDQAGARVRLRSAGRSTEVVSREDRIAKLRREQQEAVAGEDFEKASEFKRQIAQLEGELAGIEERREGVVSVTASDIADIVSRRTGIPVSQLTASEKEKLLNLEAEMHERIVGQDEAVTAVSEAVRRNRAGMGDPNRPVGSFLFLGPTGVGKTELAKTLADLLFGDEDHMIRFDMSEFQEKHTVARLVGAPPGYVGYEEAGQLTEKVRRQPYSVVLFDEVEKAHPDVFNTLLQILDDGRLTDGQGRTVDFRHCVVIMTSNIGAHRILAHHGDTSEIKDDLMQDLQSRFLPEFLNRIDDIIIFHSLSGDDLSQIVDHLLDRSKRRVHAQGMTLDVTEAAKKLLVAHGHQPEFGARPLRRTIQAELDNRIALILLSGDAEPGDTIIADVENDTIHCTVRKDGAGEKAKAEGAAEDPPAAEAQQTPDA, encoded by the coding sequence ATGTCGATGTCCTTCGGTTCAGGGTTCGGCTCGTCCGACCCCTTCAGCGACTTGTTCAACCGGTTCTTCGGAATGTCTCCGGCATCCTCACCACCGGCCGTCCAACGCGTGCCGATCGGACGGCTCTTGACGGATTCGTCGCAGGAACTCCTCAATCTCGCCGCCCAGAAAGCGATCGAGGACGGAACCTCCGATCTCGACACCGAGCACCTGCTCTGGGCGACCACGAAGATCGATCCGACACGGAAGCTGCTCTCCCGGATCGGAGTGGATCCCGACGCGCTGTCGGCGGAAGTCGCCGCCGTCCTTCCGCAGGAGTCCGGCCAGCCGTCGGCCGAGCCCGGACTCACCCCGGCGGCCAAGCGCACGCTCCAGGCCGCCTACTCCCATTCACAGGCGGCCGGGGCCTCGTACATCGGCCCCGAGCACATCCTCGCGGCACTCCTGAGCGACACCGACAGCGGCGCCGCCCGACTGCTGCGCGCGCAGGGCTTCAGCCCGGACCGTCTGGAGAGCCTCGCGGATCAGGCGTCCCGCGCGGAGGGGGCCCCGGAGGCCAAGAAGCCGGCGACGACGCTCGACGAGTACGGCCGGGACCTGACGGAGGACGCTAAGGCCGGGATGCTCGACCCGGTGGTGGGGCGGGCCGACGAGATCGAGCAGACCGTCGAGATCCTCTCGCGGCGCTCCAAGAACAACCCCGTACTCATCGGCGAGCCCGGCGTCGGAAAGACCGCCATCGTGGAGGGCCTGGCCCAGCGCATCGTGGCGGGCGAGGTCCCGGAGACCTTGAAGGACAAGAGAGTCGTCGCGCTCGACCTCTCCGGCATGGTGGCCGGCGCGCAGTACCGCGGTCAGTTCGAGGAGCGCCTGAAGAAGGTCATCGAGGACGTCCAGGAGGCCAGCGGCAGCATCATCCTGTTCATCGACGAGCTGCACACGGTGGTGGGCGCCGGAGCGACCGGGGAGGGCTCCATGGACGCGGGCAACATGCTCAAGCCCGCCCTCGCGCGTGGTGAGCTGCAGCTCGTGGGCGCGACGACCATCGACGAGTACCGCAAGCACATCGAGAAGGACGCCGCGCTGGAGCGCCGTTTCCAGCCCGTCCTGATTCCGGAGCCGACCGTCGAGCAGACGATCCAGATCCTGGAAGGGCTGCGGGACGCGTACGAGGCGCACCACCAGGTCCGCTTCGCCGACGGCGCCCTTGCGGCGGCGGCCGAGCTCTCCGACCGCTACATCAGTGACCGGTTCCTGCCCGACAAGGCCATCGACCTGATGGACCAGGCGGGCGCGCGCGTGCGTCTGCGCAGTGCCGGGCGCTCCACCGAGGTCGTCAGCCGCGAGGACCGTATCGCCAAGCTGCGGCGTGAGCAGCAAGAGGCCGTGGCCGGTGAGGACTTCGAGAAGGCGTCGGAGTTCAAGCGGCAGATCGCGCAGCTCGAAGGCGAACTCGCCGGGATCGAGGAGCGACGCGAGGGCGTCGTCTCCGTCACCGCGTCCGACATCGCCGACATCGTCTCCCGCCGCACCGGGATCCCCGTCTCCCAACTCACCGCGAGCGAGAAGGAGAAGCTCCTCAATCTCGAAGCGGAGATGCACGAGAGGATCGTCGGCCAGGACGAGGCGGTCACCGCCGTCTCGGAGGCGGTACGCCGCAACCGAGCCGGCATGGGTGACCCCAACCGCCCCGTGGGCTCGTTCCTCTTCCTCGGCCCCACCGGCGTCGGCAAGACCGAACTCGCGAAGACCCTCGCCGACCTGCTGTTCGGCGACGAGGATCACATGATCCGGTTCGACATGAGCGAGTTCCAGGAGAAGCACACCGTCGCCCGGCTTGTCGGCGCCCCTCCCGGATACGTCGGGTACGAGGAGGCCGGCCAGCTCACCGAGAAGGTCCGCCGGCAGCCGTACAGCGTGGTGCTGTTCGACGAGGTGGAGAAGGCGCACCCGGACGTCTTCAACACACTGCTGCAGATCCTCGACGACGGGCGTCTGACGGACGGTCAGGGCCGCACCGTCGACTTCCGGCACTGTGTCGTCATCATGACGTCCAACATCGGCGCCCACCGCATCCTCGCGCACCACGGTGACACGTCCGAGATCAAGGACGACCTGATGCAGGACCTGCAGAGCCGGTTCCTGCCGGAGTTCCTCAACCGCATCGACGACATCATCATCTTCCACAGCCTCAGCGGGGACGACCTCTCGCAGATCGTGGACCACCTCCTGGACCGGAGCAAGCGCCGGGTGCACGCGCAGGGCATGACCCTGGACGTCACGGAAGCGGCCAAGAAGCTGCTCGTCGCCCACGGTCACCAGCCGGAGTTCGGCGCGCGCCCGCTGCGGCGCACGATCCAGGCCGAACTCGACAACCGGATCGCGTTGATCCTGCTGAGCGGTGACGCGGAGCCAGGGGACACCATCATCGCGGACGTGGAGAACGACACCATCCACTGCACCGTGCGCAAGGACGGCGCCGGGGAGAAGGCGAAGGCCGAAGGGGCCGCGGAGGACCCGCCCGCGGCCGAGGCGCAGCAGACTCCCGATGCCTGA
- a CDS encoding Hsp20/alpha crystallin family protein: MVERADVTRSNPARTAWWAGADPATELQHLWGEVSRLLERSSQPAGPSQHWMPVVEEADSGVAYVVRAELPGVPRERVNVEVDGREIHISGAVDETTDGNALRRRSGTFSYGVRVPGDVDIDRIEADMADGVLTLRLPKTAAVTRRTIEIRTDGSEE, translated from the coding sequence ATGGTGGAACGCGCAGACGTCACGCGGTCGAATCCCGCACGAACTGCCTGGTGGGCAGGGGCCGATCCGGCAACGGAGCTTCAGCACCTGTGGGGCGAGGTGAGCCGCCTGCTGGAGCGCTCCTCGCAGCCGGCCGGACCTTCACAGCACTGGATGCCCGTGGTGGAGGAAGCGGACTCAGGTGTCGCCTATGTCGTGCGCGCGGAACTGCCCGGTGTCCCTCGTGAGCGCGTGAACGTAGAGGTGGACGGCAGGGAAATTCACATCTCCGGCGCCGTCGACGAAACCACGGACGGAAATGCGCTGCGTCGCCGGTCCGGGACCTTTTCCTATGGAGTTCGCGTTCCCGGCGACGTCGATATCGATCGTATCGAGGCGGATATGGCGGACGGCGTCCTGACGTTGCGCCTGCCGAAGACCGCGGCGGTGACGCGGCGAACGATCGAAATCCGCACCGATGGCAGCGAAGAATAG
- a CDS encoding DUF1345 domain-containing protein, producing the protein MATWLPLSAVPRLGAAVVGGAVVGAIVGVVNNAALGVLSGIAATELLFVLAGWVVLWPMDAKATRVNARREDFQPITDELVIVGVALCGLVATVLLLLLGKSESGHAAAAVALGGVFMAWAALHLMYATRYAYLYYTAAGGIDFNNDDPPAYRDFLYFSYNLGMTYQVSDTNVSTSTIRSVVLRHSLLSYVFGTSILATTINLVTGIVTG; encoded by the coding sequence ATGGCCACTTGGTTGCCCTTGTCCGCGGTTCCCCGGCTCGGTGCCGCCGTGGTCGGTGGTGCGGTGGTCGGGGCGATCGTCGGAGTGGTGAACAACGCGGCGCTGGGTGTTCTCTCCGGTATCGCCGCGACCGAACTGCTCTTCGTGCTGGCGGGCTGGGTGGTGCTGTGGCCGATGGACGCCAAAGCCACCCGGGTCAATGCCCGACGGGAGGACTTCCAGCCCATCACCGATGAGCTCGTGATCGTCGGCGTCGCCCTCTGTGGCCTGGTCGCCACCGTGCTGCTGCTCCTGCTCGGCAAATCCGAAAGCGGCCACGCCGCGGCGGCCGTGGCGCTCGGCGGCGTGTTCATGGCTTGGGCGGCACTCCATCTCATGTACGCCACGCGCTACGCGTACCTGTACTACACGGCCGCCGGCGGGATCGACTTCAACAACGACGACCCGCCCGCGTACAGAGACTTCCTCTACTTCAGCTACAACCTCGGCATGACCTACCAGGTGTCCGACACCAACGTCTCGACCTCGACGATCCGCTCGGTGGTGCTGCGGCACTCGCTGCTGTCGTACGTGTTCGGCACCAGCATCCTCGCCACGACCATCAACCTCGTCACGGGAATCGTCACCGGCTGA
- a CDS encoding FUSC family protein: MPSSRRPLAAVTRHGWRHAVTSAVRLLSPRGSLALQRADGAPLFAVRGALAMALVALPVAIAGRPDLSVYAMLGAFTTTFGRNLPYPRRARVLALVAVAMTACVGCGSALAAWVRPGAGGWGAAVVVAATAVVAGLAKLACDATRLSGLGAVLLLFSFAVAANGSPTTAEVLPQTGLAAAGAAVAWVLGVSGWLVHPDRPQRYAVARALRELAGLLTGPGPGGDTRQSRHRTTVAVLQAYHSLGIAPPTQAHQAGRDGVFVRLTDLSWSLLISSARRAPVDPAATAEQLLRQARVLTERRRRPPVLLPELAVPPPAAQDSEAAVAASASVAAAGPAAGPGRPVAWRATELLMGRRAGGPEHRAVLAVPAVRMVLGTGIAGGLAVAGGLEHSYWASISAAAVLHSVNLRTTAQRAVQRTLGTVIGLLLALGVLATDPRPVALACVIVLLEFLLEYFVPRNYGLGVVFLTPLALLMSDLAAPAPAGELVADRVLGSVLGIVVGLGCALLVVHDHAALRVERALAACTQASDQAERSLAESSGPQLPVVQVQLVLAVVELRDADDAAAGELWPAGIDPAELAAAEQRAYLLLERLHHRR, from the coding sequence ATGCCTTCTTCCCGCCGCCCACTCGCTGCCGTGACCAGGCACGGTTGGCGGCATGCCGTGACCAGCGCGGTGCGCCTCCTCTCCCCGCGCGGCTCACTCGCGCTCCAGCGGGCGGACGGGGCTCCTCTCTTCGCCGTACGCGGCGCCTTGGCGATGGCTCTCGTGGCGCTGCCCGTGGCGATCGCCGGGCGGCCCGATCTCTCCGTGTACGCGATGCTGGGCGCCTTCACCACGACGTTCGGGCGCAACCTGCCCTACCCGCGTCGCGCTCGTGTTCTCGCGCTGGTCGCGGTGGCCATGACGGCGTGCGTGGGCTGCGGATCGGCGCTCGCCGCGTGGGTTCGTCCGGGAGCCGGTGGCTGGGGTGCCGCCGTCGTGGTCGCGGCGACGGCGGTGGTCGCCGGGCTGGCGAAGCTGGCGTGTGACGCGACCCGGTTGAGCGGGCTCGGCGCGGTGCTGCTGCTGTTCTCCTTCGCGGTGGCGGCCAATGGCTCGCCCACCACCGCCGAAGTTCTCCCGCAGACCGGGCTTGCCGCGGCCGGCGCCGCGGTCGCCTGGGTGCTCGGAGTGTCCGGCTGGCTGGTGCACCCGGACCGTCCGCAGAGATACGCCGTGGCCAGGGCCCTGCGTGAGCTCGCGGGACTGCTGACCGGGCCTGGACCCGGCGGCGACACGCGGCAGTCGCGACACCGTACGACGGTTGCGGTGCTGCAGGCGTACCACTCGCTCGGTATCGCGCCTCCGACGCAGGCGCACCAGGCCGGCCGGGACGGAGTCTTCGTACGCCTCACCGACCTGTCGTGGTCGCTGCTGATCAGCTCGGCGCGCAGGGCGCCGGTCGACCCCGCCGCGACGGCGGAGCAGCTGCTCCGGCAGGCTCGTGTCCTCACCGAGCGGCGCCGTAGACCGCCCGTGCTGCTGCCGGAGCTGGCTGTCCCGCCTCCGGCGGCGCAGGACAGCGAGGCCGCCGTCGCGGCCTCTGCGTCCGTGGCCGCCGCAGGGCCGGCCGCGGGACCGGGCCGCCCTGTCGCCTGGCGCGCCACCGAACTTCTGATGGGGCGACGCGCTGGTGGCCCCGAACACCGGGCCGTCCTCGCCGTTCCCGCGGTGCGGATGGTCCTGGGCACCGGGATCGCGGGCGGGCTGGCCGTGGCCGGGGGGCTCGAGCACAGCTACTGGGCGTCGATCTCCGCCGCCGCCGTGCTGCACTCCGTCAACCTCCGCACCACGGCCCAGCGCGCCGTCCAGCGCACCCTCGGCACGGTCATCGGCCTGCTCCTCGCACTCGGTGTGCTCGCCACGGACCCGAGGCCGGTGGCACTCGCCTGCGTGATCGTGCTGCTCGAATTCCTCCTTGAGTACTTCGTCCCGCGCAACTACGGGCTTGGCGTCGTCTTCCTCACCCCTCTGGCTCTGCTGATGAGCGACCTCGCCGCCCCCGCCCCTGCCGGGGAACTCGTCGCCGACCGCGTGCTGGGGAGCGTGCTCGGCATCGTCGTCGGGCTCGGCTGCGCCCTTCTGGTGGTCCATGACCATGCCGCGCTGCGCGTCGAGCGGGCGCTGGCCGCCTGCACGCAGGCATCCGATCAGGCGGAACGTTCGCTGGCCGAGAGCTCGGGGCCCCAGCTTCCGGTCGTCCAGGTCCAACTGGTCCTGGCAGTGGTCGAGTTGCGCGATGCCGACGACGCCGCCGCGGGAGAGCTGTGGCCGGCGGGGATCGATCCCGCCGAACTCGCGGCCGCCGAGCAACGTGCGTATCTCCTGCTGGAACGGCTCCACCATCGGCGGTAG
- a CDS encoding thioesterase family protein — MRHEVSDAHTARTVGSGDLPVLATPWLIAWMEAATVRAAAPFTAQGRTTVGTGVRIKHLRATRVGAWLDVLAEPPAEAEGRRLTFRVRALDSTGALVATGEIDRAIVDRRRFLAGVSDQDSGINQGARGDHP; from the coding sequence ATGCGCCACGAGGTGTCCGATGCCCATACCGCGAGGACGGTGGGAAGCGGTGACCTGCCCGTTCTCGCCACCCCGTGGTTGATCGCGTGGATGGAGGCGGCCACCGTACGGGCCGCCGCGCCCTTCACGGCGCAGGGCCGGACGACGGTCGGAACCGGTGTCCGCATCAAGCACCTTCGTGCCACACGCGTGGGCGCCTGGCTCGACGTCCTCGCGGAACCGCCGGCCGAAGCGGAAGGCCGCCGGCTCACCTTCCGCGTACGAGCTCTGGACAGTACGGGAGCGCTGGTCGCGACGGGCGAGATCGACCGGGCGATCGTCGACCGGCGACGCTTCCTCGCAGGGGTGTCGGACCAGGACTCCGGGATCAATCAGGGTGCGCGTGGGGACCATCCCTGA
- a CDS encoding serine hydrolase domain-containing protein, which yields MEARGVGGKIDVMTFLSRRSLLAGSAAAGTMLVGTGRAAAHTPSGSGSPDTRALQEAISDLTHPPATSAQLLVDRPGQRWYGTSGVADIRTARRVRPDDAFRAGSVTKAFVATAVLQLWSRGLVDLDEPIGRHLPGLLPAESARITVAQLLNHTSGLPDHRDLPDVSTPEAVLRHRFDRWTPEELVRTVTFDPLKFRPGSKQEYRGINYVLLALLVEAVTGRPYDEVIRERVVRPLGLRGTLIPDRDPRLHGSHVHGYLKMTGGSLRDVTVYDQSGAWGEGELVSTVADLFRFHQALLSGELLPPHAMNHLFTLPPDSVRMLDGGPARYSLGLQQATVNGVTFWGKTGDTYGYRTRVFSTRDQQLRWVLAYTQTPLASPEDMTNRVVSVLTS from the coding sequence ATGGAAGCGCGCGGCGTCGGCGGCAAGATCGACGTCATGACATTCCTCTCGCGACGTTCCCTGTTGGCAGGCAGTGCGGCGGCGGGCACGATGCTGGTCGGCACGGGACGTGCTGCCGCGCATACGCCGTCGGGCTCAGGCTCGCCGGACACACGCGCCTTACAAGAAGCGATCTCCGACCTCACCCACCCACCGGCCACGTCCGCACAGTTGCTCGTCGACCGCCCGGGGCAGCGCTGGTACGGGACGTCGGGCGTGGCCGACATCAGAACGGCCCGTCGGGTACGCCCGGACGACGCGTTCCGCGCGGGCAGCGTCACCAAGGCATTCGTGGCGACCGCGGTTCTGCAACTGTGGTCGCGGGGACTTGTGGACCTCGATGAGCCCATCGGACGGCACCTCCCCGGGCTGCTTCCGGCCGAGTCCGCGCGGATCACCGTGGCGCAGTTGCTGAACCACACGAGCGGGCTCCCCGACCATCGCGACCTGCCCGACGTCAGCACTCCGGAAGCCGTCCTGCGCCATCGGTTCGACAGGTGGACGCCGGAGGAACTGGTGCGCACCGTGACGTTCGATCCGCTCAAGTTCCGGCCGGGCAGCAAGCAGGAGTATCGGGGTATCAATTACGTCCTGCTCGCTCTGCTGGTCGAGGCCGTCACCGGTCGCCCGTACGACGAGGTGATCAGGGAGCGTGTCGTCCGTCCGCTGGGCCTGCGAGGGACTCTGATACCGGACCGCGACCCGAGACTTCACGGCTCTCATGTGCACGGATACCTCAAGATGACCGGCGGGTCGCTCCGGGACGTCACCGTGTACGACCAGTCCGGCGCCTGGGGCGAGGGCGAACTGGTGTCGACGGTCGCCGATCTCTTCCGTTTCCATCAGGCGCTGCTCTCCGGCGAGTTGCTGCCACCGCACGCGATGAACCACCTGTTCACGCTGCCACCCGACAGCGTGCGCATGCTCGACGGCGGTCCCGCCCGGTACAGCCTGGGACTGCAGCAGGCCACGGTGAACGGCGTGACGTTCTGGGGGAAGACAGGTGACACGTATGGGTACCGGACGCGGGTGTTCTCCACTCGCGATCAGCAGCTCCGTTGGGTTCTCGCGTACACCCAGACCCCGCTGGCCTCGCCGGAGGACATGACCAACCGGGTCGTTTCCGTCCTGACCTCTTGA
- a CDS encoding dihydrofolate reductase family protein has translation MSKVVMHNVVSVDGFIADSEDQVGPLFDWYANGGIEIGSNGTVSMSKVSADYVRPMWESIGTLVIGRHLFDMTNGWEGKPPAGEHVVVVSHRPRPEGWHPEALYYFVDDVAKAIAKAKELAGDRTVGVAAGETGGQALALGLVDEVAMDVVPVVFGSGKRYFGSVDAQHLLEDPHVVIQGDRVLHLLYKVRH, from the coding sequence ATGAGCAAAGTGGTCATGCACAACGTCGTTTCCGTGGACGGTTTCATCGCCGACTCGGAGGACCAGGTCGGCCCGCTGTTCGACTGGTACGCGAACGGCGGCATTGAGATCGGCTCGAACGGGACGGTGTCGATGTCCAAGGTCTCGGCCGACTACGTCCGGCCGATGTGGGAGAGCATCGGGACGCTGGTGATCGGGCGGCACTTGTTCGACATGACCAACGGCTGGGAGGGGAAACCGCCGGCGGGTGAGCACGTGGTCGTGGTGTCGCACCGGCCAAGGCCCGAGGGCTGGCACCCCGAGGCGTTGTACTACTTCGTGGACGACGTGGCGAAGGCGATCGCGAAGGCCAAGGAACTCGCGGGGGACCGCACCGTCGGGGTGGCCGCCGGCGAGACGGGCGGCCAGGCGCTCGCCCTGGGGCTGGTCGACGAGGTGGCCATGGACGTCGTGCCCGTCGTCTTCGGCTCCGGCAAGCGGTACTTCGGGTCCGTCGACGCCCAGCATCTCCTCGAGGACCCCCACGTCGTGATCCAGGGCGACCGCGTACTGCACCTCCTTTACAAAGTCCGCCACTAG
- a CDS encoding APC family permease, with amino-acid sequence MSVQPSTAEPAAGAAGATRATGVAGAAGRPAPGDAGQDSGGGLSSGQIGTFDLVFFVVAAAAPLTVLAGVAPVAIAIGGPGAPLGYLISGALLVLFAAGFTAMSLYVRNAGAFYAYVARGLGRTLGVGIAYVAVVSYNLVTPGVAAAFGYFAAGSVHDATGADIPWWVLSGVCVLAVGVLGWLRVTLSAKVLGVALILEVLTLLVMDGGILGHRGTAALDVHSFDPSTLATGGIAGMFVIVIGAFTGFEATAIYAEEAREPSRTVPRATFIAIGFLALFYSVGAWLIMGAFGTDKAVAMARAAAGPELTFRAGELYVGSWLSDTMHALVIVSAFAATLAFHNAAARYLYALGREGLLPRRLGIVSARQGSPGIAVSTQTVFNLLVILVGAALAADPFSQVLIWTNSIAVLGIMVMQALAALAVWAFFRRDRRGMSAARVVWSPLIAFAGLALLTVLAVLHFGLLTGASGTVNAVLLAPLPIVLAAGICIALRIRSSDPQRYARLTNIDVERD; translated from the coding sequence ATGAGCGTCCAGCCGTCCACAGCCGAGCCCGCCGCCGGAGCGGCCGGAGCCACCAGAGCCACCGGAGTGGCAGGAGCCGCCGGGAGACCCGCACCCGGCGACGCCGGGCAGGACTCGGGCGGAGGTCTCTCCTCCGGACAGATCGGCACCTTCGATCTCGTCTTCTTCGTGGTGGCCGCCGCCGCCCCACTCACGGTGCTCGCCGGCGTGGCACCCGTCGCCATCGCCATCGGCGGCCCCGGCGCCCCCCTCGGCTACCTGATCTCAGGAGCCCTGCTCGTCCTCTTCGCCGCGGGCTTCACGGCGATGAGCCTGTACGTACGCAACGCCGGCGCCTTCTACGCCTACGTGGCCCGCGGCCTCGGACGCACCCTCGGCGTCGGTATCGCCTACGTCGCCGTGGTGTCGTACAACCTCGTCACCCCCGGAGTGGCTGCGGCCTTCGGCTACTTCGCGGCCGGCTCGGTGCACGACGCGACCGGAGCGGACATCCCGTGGTGGGTGCTCTCGGGTGTCTGCGTCCTCGCCGTGGGTGTGCTCGGCTGGCTCAGGGTGACCCTCAGCGCCAAGGTCCTCGGCGTCGCGCTGATCCTCGAAGTGCTGACCCTGCTCGTCATGGACGGCGGCATCCTCGGCCACCGGGGCACCGCGGCCCTCGACGTGCACTCCTTCGACCCGAGCACGCTCGCCACCGGAGGGATCGCGGGCATGTTCGTCATCGTGATCGGCGCCTTCACGGGCTTCGAAGCCACCGCCATCTACGCGGAGGAGGCGCGCGAACCGAGCCGCACCGTCCCGCGTGCCACCTTCATCGCCATCGGGTTCCTCGCCCTGTTCTACTCCGTCGGCGCATGGCTCATCATGGGCGCGTTCGGCACGGACAAGGCGGTGGCCATGGCCCGCGCCGCCGCCGGCCCCGAACTCACCTTCAGGGCAGGCGAGCTGTACGTAGGTTCCTGGCTGTCCGACACCATGCACGCCCTCGTCATCGTCAGCGCCTTCGCCGCCACCCTCGCCTTCCACAACGCCGCCGCACGCTACCTCTACGCCCTCGGACGCGAAGGACTCCTGCCGCGGCGACTGGGCATCGTCTCCGCCCGGCAGGGCTCTCCGGGCATCGCGGTGAGCACGCAGACCGTCTTCAACCTCCTGGTGATCCTCGTCGGCGCCGCGCTGGCCGCCGACCCGTTCTCGCAGGTCCTGATCTGGACCAACAGCATCGCCGTCCTGGGCATCATGGTCATGCAGGCCCTGGCGGCCCTCGCCGTGTGGGCCTTCTTCCGGCGCGACCGACGGGGCATGTCGGCCGCCCGCGTGGTCTGGTCCCCGCTGATCGCGTTCGCCGGTCTCGCGCTCCTCACCGTCCTGGCGGTCCTCCACTTCGGCCTTCTGACGGGCGCCTCAGGGACGGTGAACGCCGTCCTCCTGGCACCCCTGCCCATCGTCCTCGCGGCAGGCATCTGCATCGCCCTGCGCATCCGCAGCAGTGACCCGCAGCGCTACGCCCGGCTGACCAACATCGACGTCGAGAGGGACTGA